One Fusarium musae strain F31 chromosome 6, whole genome shotgun sequence DNA segment encodes these proteins:
- a CDS encoding hypothetical protein (CAZy:GH16): MSRRSMDASGPHEATSTGYRHSIDPGRGSGSGGHGGMFSIPEYSSPASDSESTSGSGTQIDERNRYFHSRRVKPGEVEKPWLEKTNPKEKWVTILPILAIFLGLAVSGFLVWDGIRSVVKNKYCLVMDEDFSQGLNPNIWTKEVEVGGYGNGQFEQTTNTDENVYVEDGKLIIKATLQDPKLMQKNNVINLLKAGTCTSKVWSNCVASTNLTAGNNSVVPPARSGRINTKKGANIRYGRIEVTAKLPEGDWLWPAIWMLPRQSVYGAWPRSGEIDIIESRGNNWTYKQGGNDIVSSALHWGPNSANDGWWKTNNKRKALHTTYSAGFNMFGLEWSEKYLFTYVNTRLLQVTYTNFKKPMYKRGGFPDVDQNGTRLTDPWTISPNVNAPFDQEFYLILNVAVGGTNGWFEDGKSDKPWYDASPTAKKDFWDARERWYPTWTQPQLEVSRVLMMQQCNGNEDL, from the exons ATGTCACGAAGGTCTATGGACGCCAGTGGCCCTCACGAGGCAACCTCAACAGGATACCGCCACAGTATTGACCCTGGACGAGGTTCAGGTTCGGGTGGTCACGGCGGCATGTTCAGTATTCCAGAGTACTCGAGCCCTGCCTCAGACTCTGAATCTACATCTGGCTCAGGAACTCAGATCGACGAGCGAAATCGATACTTTCACTCAAGGAGAGTGAAACCAGGCGAGGTTGAGAAACCGTGGCTTGAGAAGACCAACCCCAAAGAAAAATGGGTGACTATCCTTCCCATTCTTGCCATCTTCCTCGGCCTCGCGGTTTCTGGCTTTCTTGTCTGGGATGGCATTCGGAGTGTAGTCAAGAACAAGTATTGTCTTGTTATGGATGAGGATTTCAGCCAAGGTCTGAATCCCAACATTTGGACTAAGGAAGTCGAAGTTGGTGGCTATGG AAACGGTCAATTCGAGCAGACAACTAACACAGACGAGAACGTCTATGTCGAAGATGgtaaactcatcatcaaggcgaCTTTGCAGGATCCCAAGTTAATGCAGAAGAACAACGtcatcaatcttctcaaggcCGGCACTTGCACCTCTAAAGTCTGGTCCAACTGTGTTGCCTCCACCAATTTGACTGCTGGAAATAACAGCGTGGTTCCTCCCGCTCGATCTGGTCGCATCAATACCAAGAAGGGCGCCAACATTAGGTATGGCCGCATCGAGGTCACCGCCAAGCTCCCTGAGGGTGACTGGCTCTGGCCTGCTATCTGGATGCTCCCAAGACAGAGTGTCTACGGTGCCTGGCCTAGATCTGGCGAGATCGACATCATTGAATCTCGCGGAAACAATTGGACGTACAAACAAGGCGGAAACGACATTGTTTCCTCGGCACTACACTGGGGTCCCAACTCTGCCAACGATGGCTGGTGGAAGACCAACAACAAGCGAAAAGCCCTTCACACCACCTATAGCGCTGGTTTCAACATGTTTGGCTTGGAGTGGTCTGAAAAATACCTCTTCACTTATGTCAACACCCGACTCCTCCAAGTCACATACACCAACTTCAAGAAGCCCATGTATAAACGAGGGGGGTTCCCCGACGTGGATCAGAATGGCACCCGGCTCACTGATCCATGGACCATCTCACCTAATGTGAACGCGCCGTTCGATCAGGAGTTTTATCTCATTCTCAATGTCGCCGTGGGCGGCACGAATGGGTGGTTTGAGGATGGAAAGTCTGATAAACCGTGGTACGATGCCTCGCCGACGGCAAAGAAGGACTTTTGGGACGCAAGAGAGCGGTGGTATCCAACTTGGACACAGCCACAGCTTGAAGTCAGCCGAGTACTCATGATGCAACAGTGCAATGGCAATGAGGATCTATAA
- a CDS encoding hypothetical protein (EggNog:ENOG41) produces the protein MASRSPSRGRYRSRTRSPAARSERSRSPQRRHRPDSRSPARSTSPQRRNGRYRSRSRTRSRSNSRSRSRSRSWSRGARDRNDRDRSASPAAKSTKIVVERLSKNINEQHLYEIFGQFGRIKDLDLPINRTFGTNRGTAYILYDYEDDAEAAIAHMHEAQVDGSAINVSIVLPRRKLSPAPPTARRGANIDPRVPFAGVRGGPPGAGIGGNNGMGGGGGGGRRRASPGSRYGPRSDVYRPGSRSPSRSSAGPPPSRGGGGSRYRSRSNNSFSSRSRSRSPGPRRKAAGRHDDHETRRRGSIDSREGRSRSRGRGPK, from the exons ATGGCTTCGCGATCGCCATCTCGCGGCCGTTACAGGTCGCGCACGCGCTCACCTGCTGCACGCTCTGAACGTTCTCGTTCACCCCAGCGCCGCCATCGTCCCGACTCGCGGTCACCTGCCCGCTCCACATCACCTCAGCGTCGTAATGGCCGTTACAGATCTCGCAGCCGCACTCGGAGCCGTAGCAACAGTCGGAGTCGAAGCCGCAGTCGTAGCTGGAGCCGCGGGGCCCGCGATCGCAACGACAGAGATAGGAGTGCTTCCCCAGCCGCCAAGAGCACAAAG ATTGTAGTAGAGCGACTTTCCAAAAATATTAATGAGCAACATCTTTATGAGATCTTTGGGCAGTTTGGACGcatcaaggatcttgatcttccCATAAACAGAACCT TTGGAACAAACCGTGGCACGGCATACATACTTTACGACTACGAGGACGATGCCGAGGCCGCGATAGCCCACATGCATGAAGCTCAGGTGGATGGATCCGCGATCAATGTGTCCATAGTGCTTCCCCGTCGCAAGCTGTCTCCTGCGCCTCCAACAGCTCGGCGTGGAGCCAACATTGATCCCAGAGTGCCGTTTGCGGGAGTACGTGGGGGTCCCCCTGGTGCAGGCATCGGAGGAAATAACGGCatgggtggtggtggtggtggaggtcGCCGCCGAGCATCTCCAGGGAGTCGGTACGGACCCAGGTCTGATGTGTATCGTCCAGGATCGCGTTCGCCTTCCAGATCGTCGGCTGGCCCCCCTCCTTCCCGTGGCGGTGGTGGAAGCCGATACCGCAGTCGATCCAACAACTCCTTTTCATCTAGATCACGCTCGAGATCTCCAGGTCCCCGGCGAAAAGCAGCCGGCCGCCACGATGATCACGAGACAAGACGACGCGGGAGCATTGATAGTCGCGAAGGTCGAAGTCGATCTCGAGGACGCGGTCCAAAATGA
- a CDS encoding hypothetical protein (EggNog:ENOG41) yields the protein MSFWFLLLQAHRHQRLITVHKYLTSPEEPKAPESRPMSRLEIGLIVGVSALFITLIFFIFLIRALYQRRRERVLRRMAEDARNRTPEEEMLRRRLAWLQVERIVQSLRCVWMDKDNNPTDPPPEVVEFHRRKGRSPYQMPHMPQLESEPEPEPEPQFKEAN from the exons ATGTCATTTTGGTTTCTATTGTTGcaagctcatcgacatcaacgacTGATTACTGTGCACAAATATCTGACCTCACCAGAGGAACCCAAGGCGCCCGAGTCTCGACCTATGAGCCGTCTCGAAATAGGCCTTATTGTGGGAGTCAGCGCTCTTTTCATCACCTTGATCTttttcatcttcctcatccgagCCCTTTACCAACGCCGTCGCGAAAGGGTGCTGAGGAGAATGGCCGAGGATGCCAGAAACCGTACTCCCGAAGAGGAGATGTTGCGCCGCCGGCTGGCATGGCTTCAAGTTGAGC GCATCGTGCAAAGCCTGCGCTGCGTATGGATGGATAAAGACAACAACCCAACCGATCCACCCCCCGAAGTCGTTGAATTTCACCGGCGCAAGGGTCGTAGCCCGTACCAGATGCCGCACATGCCACAGCTGGAgtcggagccggagccggagccggagccacAGTTCAAGGAAGCGAACTAG